The following are from one region of the Ruficoccus sp. ZRK36 genome:
- the pcp gene encoding pyroglutamyl-peptidase I — protein MTQVLLTGFGAWAGSDANPSGLVAHAFEGKTLAGAQVSVVTPPNYFKEMIPFTAAEIDRLKPDVVIMMGEFCGRGLITVERLGQNLIDATRYGMGDSAGERPQGEPVVPGGPAAYYATLPIRAMVKAMREAGIPADISDTGGTFGCNLLMYGVLHHIAVNKLPIRAGWVHLPSLPATAALDENLGLPSMALETQIAGLEAGIIAAVEHPTDIDVPIKSNFQL, from the coding sequence ATGACACAGGTTCTCCTCACCGGATTCGGTGCCTGGGCCGGTAGCGATGCCAACCCCTCCGGCCTCGTCGCTCACGCCTTTGAAGGAAAAACGCTCGCCGGGGCGCAAGTCTCGGTGGTGACCCCGCCGAACTATTTTAAGGAGATGATCCCCTTTACCGCGGCGGAGATCGACCGGCTCAAGCCGGACGTCGTGATCATGATGGGGGAGTTTTGCGGGCGGGGGCTGATCACGGTCGAGCGCCTGGGCCAGAACCTGATCGACGCGACCCGCTACGGGATGGGGGATAGTGCGGGCGAGCGCCCCCAGGGTGAGCCCGTTGTGCCCGGTGGTCCCGCCGCCTACTACGCCACGCTCCCCATTCGCGCCATGGTCAAGGCCATGCGGGAGGCGGGCATCCCGGCAGACATTTCGGATACGGGCGGCACCTTTGGCTGTAACCTGCTCATGTACGGCGTGCTGCACCACATCGCGGTCAACAAGCTGCCTATCCGCGCCGGGTGGGTCCACTTGCCCTCGCTACCGGCCACTGCCGCACTCGACGAAAACCTCGGCCTGCCCAGCATGGCGCTGGAGACGCAAATCGCCGGGCTGGAGGCGGGTATCATCGCCGCCGTCGAGCACCCCACCGACATCGACGTACCGATCAAGTCGAACTTTCAGCTCTAG
- the glnD gene encoding [protein-PII] uridylyltransferase, with the protein MRLHDFPVEIRHAICVINQVLSTTSPDPLIRRIRQHAEKRLQFVPGSGAGERLPKLKEYARLEREMLQRYHRKGDSGLRVAKARSMMVDVLLQQLFKYATETYKLEHGKLPCEVALVALGGYGREELCPFSDIDLMFLYPKRVNKDQIKPLQEALTNDILYPLWDLNLKVGHSSRTIKETLEEAKVEDQSKNALLEARLICGSERVFSKFTREYNKFLEHEDPTPYVRLRLEDQAERRKKYGGTVFLQEPDIKNGVGGLRDYQNILWMARVRLGEGSLDALERRHYLNAQERKHLENAYNFLLRVRNELHFESVRPTDLLNLEKQPSIAWALGYRRENIFRRVEWFMRDYYSHANRIYTLSRLLEQRLAITGMPGKEKLTMRDVIHSRQMSRQKHFDGFILRDGVISAEHNGIFTEDPDRLIRVFRYSQQHRAQLEIELQSLISNSTQLITPRITHAESPNRTFRSILQERGQVHPTLSLMHELGVLGRFIPEFGELTCLVQHEFYHRYTADIHVLNTIHELDKVFEGEGELVAPYREAIRQAETPGLLYLILLLHDLGKSDGVENHCDRGVTLAKPILKRMGVSEKFRPLVLFIIKNHLEMARFWQRFDVDDPRTIESFAELVENEEALRHLFVCTYCDARGTAESLWNEYKDSLHRPLYRASLDLLHDEEAVARKTREHIEMIHKKLIADSLPDIPEDQIEAHFNLLPERYFLHNSAADIELHLRMINNLLGQITEAESVGSLVPMVDWRDDIDQGMSIVNVVTWDRAGLFYKLAGALTVAGVNILSTKAISRGDHITIDTFYVVDPSGGVVTNPHAREVFEKELNDALLTNKDLMTGIQEKARQASRAKMYETDSRLRAPIPATVDIYHELSLHRTIVEVQTNDHIGLLYQLSKAIFDHGFDITFARISTERTAALDTFYIERISPENKSDTSSLVALRETLNRIISCEDFQAVI; encoded by the coding sequence ATGCGCCTGCACGATTTCCCCGTTGAAATCAGGCATGCCATCTGCGTGATTAATCAGGTTTTGAGCACAACCTCGCCAGATCCACTCATCCGCCGCATCCGACAGCACGCCGAGAAGCGTCTGCAGTTTGTACCCGGTTCCGGCGCTGGAGAGCGTTTGCCCAAGCTCAAGGAGTACGCCCGACTGGAGCGCGAGATGCTCCAGCGCTACCACCGCAAGGGGGACTCGGGGCTGCGCGTCGCCAAGGCCCGCTCCATGATGGTCGATGTGCTGCTGCAGCAGCTTTTCAAATACGCGACCGAGACCTACAAGCTCGAGCACGGCAAGCTGCCCTGCGAGGTGGCACTCGTCGCGCTCGGTGGCTATGGCCGTGAGGAGCTGTGCCCGTTCAGCGACATCGACCTGATGTTCCTCTACCCCAAGCGGGTCAACAAGGACCAGATCAAGCCCCTCCAGGAGGCCCTCACCAACGACATCCTCTATCCGCTGTGGGACCTCAACCTGAAAGTCGGCCACTCCTCGCGCACGATCAAGGAGACGCTTGAGGAGGCCAAGGTCGAGGACCAGTCCAAGAACGCCCTGCTGGAGGCCCGCCTCATCTGCGGCTCCGAGCGGGTCTTCAGCAAGTTTACCCGCGAGTATAACAAGTTTCTCGAGCACGAAGACCCCACCCCCTACGTACGCCTGCGTCTGGAGGACCAGGCCGAGCGCCGCAAAAAATATGGCGGCACGGTCTTTTTGCAGGAGCCGGACATCAAAAACGGTGTGGGCGGGCTGCGCGACTACCAGAACATCCTCTGGATGGCTCGTGTCCGTCTGGGCGAAGGCTCCCTCGATGCCCTTGAGCGGCGCCACTACCTGAACGCCCAGGAGCGCAAGCACCTGGAGAACGCGTACAATTTCCTGTTGCGGGTCCGCAACGAGCTGCACTTCGAGAGCGTCCGACCGACCGACCTGCTGAACCTCGAAAAGCAGCCCTCCATCGCCTGGGCACTGGGCTACCGCCGCGAGAACATCTTCCGCCGCGTGGAGTGGTTCATGCGGGACTACTACTCACACGCCAACCGTATCTATACCCTCTCGCGCCTGCTGGAGCAGCGGCTCGCCATCACCGGTATGCCCGGTAAGGAAAAGCTCACCATGCGCGATGTCATCCACTCGCGCCAGATGAGCCGACAGAAGCACTTCGACGGCTTTATCCTGCGCGACGGCGTCATCAGCGCCGAGCACAACGGAATCTTTACGGAAGATCCGGACCGCCTGATCCGCGTATTCCGCTACAGCCAGCAGCACCGGGCCCAGCTGGAGATCGAGCTACAGAGCCTCATCTCAAACTCCACGCAGCTCATCACGCCCCGGATCACCCACGCCGAGTCCCCCAACCGCACCTTTCGCTCCATCCTGCAGGAGCGCGGCCAGGTCCACCCCACTCTTTCGCTCATGCACGAGCTGGGCGTACTCGGGCGCTTCATCCCGGAGTTCGGCGAGCTGACCTGTCTGGTCCAGCATGAGTTCTACCACCGCTACACAGCGGACATCCATGTGCTCAACACCATCCATGAGCTGGATAAGGTCTTCGAGGGCGAAGGCGAGCTGGTCGCCCCCTACCGGGAGGCCATCCGCCAGGCCGAGACACCCGGCCTTCTTTACCTGATTTTACTGCTGCACGATCTGGGCAAAAGCGACGGTGTGGAAAATCACTGCGATCGCGGAGTAACACTGGCCAAACCCATCCTCAAACGCATGGGGGTTTCCGAAAAGTTCAGACCGTTAGTTTTATTCATAATAAAAAATCATCTCGAAATGGCACGATTCTGGCAGCGGTTCGATGTAGATGACCCGAGGACGATCGAATCGTTTGCCGAGTTGGTGGAAAATGAGGAGGCGCTGCGACACCTTTTCGTCTGTACCTACTGTGATGCACGCGGGACGGCCGAAAGCCTCTGGAACGAATACAAGGACTCACTCCACCGCCCACTCTATCGGGCGAGCCTCGACCTTCTCCACGACGAGGAAGCCGTGGCCCGCAAGACCAGGGAACACATCGAGATGATACACAAAAAACTCATTGCTGACAGCTTACCCGACATCCCGGAGGACCAGATCGAAGCCCACTTCAACCTCCTTCCGGAGCGATATTTCCTGCATAACAGTGCCGCCGACATAGAGCTGCACCTGCGTATGATCAACAACCTTCTGGGCCAGATCACCGAGGCCGAGTCCGTCGGCTCGCTCGTGCCCATGGTGGACTGGAGAGACGACATCGACCAGGGCATGAGCATCGTCAATGTCGTGACCTGGGACCGGGCCGGACTTTTTTACAAGCTCGCCGGTGCCCTCACCGTGGCAGGGGTTAACATTCTCAGCACCAAGGCCATCTCCCGTGGTGACCATATCACGATCGACACCTTCTATGTGGTTGATCCCTCCGGCGGCGTTGTCACCAACCCACACGCACGCGAAGTTTTCGAGAAAGAGCTCAACGACGCCCTCCTGACTAACAAGGACCTGATGACCGGCATCCAGGAAAAGGCTCGCCAGGCCAGCCGCGCCAAGATGTACGAAACAGACTCGCGCCTGCGCGCGCCCATCCCGGCCACCGTTGACATCTACCACGAGCTTTCCCTCCACCGTACGATTGTCGAGGTCCAGACCAATGACCACATCGGTCTGCTCTATCAGCTCTCAAAGGCGATCTTCGACCATGGGTTCGACATCACTTTTGCGCGTATCTCCACCGAGCGGACGGCCGCATTGGATACCTTCTATATCGAGCGCATCAGCCCGGAGAACAAGTCGGACACATCCAGTCTCGTCGCGCTGCGCGAGACGCTCAACCGCATCATCTCCTGCGAAGACTTCCAGGCGGTGATCTGA
- a CDS encoding GAF domain-containing protein: MKTAQEDRSVLDSLYRISSLVSQTEDPREALELIIKNLLETLGATSASIALINPDTNRLEIEVYRGLPKSSEEIKLALGSGVTGWVALHGQPVLIEDVRFDPRYITLKPSIRSEMAAPMILQGLTVGVVNVDSEQVAAFDEEDLKLLVLLTSEATKVVSRLWLINQLKEKAGQLQALISAGQQLVATRDQPTLLQGIAREARRLMDCRYCSIMLLSDDMKSLKMEALEGPGGEVDYRETLDLEQSTLGVALKRNKQISVGDLARTEEHHFVRFVQQDKLRSMLSTPIVVGEEVIGVLNAYTDISHRFNNDEKRLFATLASLGGVAMENSRLYARVFATEESLRRNDRLTTLGLLAAEIAHEIRNPLTVIKLLFEALDLQFPQTDPRQQDVAVIGEKIVQLEEIVSRVLNFGKSRSEMHAPQDLKKLVEDSLVLLRLKLEQSKVHLAYQTPNEPLMVEVHKGQIQQVILNLVINAVEAMPGGGIISIHMEVIDTPERPLAAVTLKDTGGGIPGPIRERIFESFLTGKSQGTGLGLAISRQILKAHRGELELVETGSEGTIFRFTLPLMHKH, from the coding sequence TTGAAGACCGCTCAGGAAGACCGCTCCGTGCTCGACTCACTCTATCGGATCAGCAGCCTCGTCAGCCAGACTGAGGACCCGCGTGAAGCGCTGGAGCTCATAATCAAGAACCTGCTGGAAACACTCGGGGCCACCAGCGCATCCATTGCGCTGATCAACCCCGACACCAACCGCCTTGAGATCGAGGTCTACCGTGGCCTGCCCAAGTCCTCCGAGGAGATCAAGCTCGCGCTGGGCAGCGGTGTGACCGGCTGGGTCGCCCTGCATGGCCAGCCCGTGCTGATCGAGGATGTGCGCTTCGACCCGCGCTACATTACCCTCAAGCCCTCCATCCGCTCCGAGATGGCCGCCCCCATGATCCTGCAGGGGCTCACCGTTGGCGTCGTCAATGTGGACAGCGAGCAGGTCGCCGCCTTTGACGAGGAGGATCTCAAGCTACTGGTCCTCCTCACCTCCGAAGCCACGAAGGTCGTCAGCCGCCTGTGGCTCATCAACCAGCTCAAGGAAAAAGCCGGCCAGCTTCAGGCCCTGATCAGCGCTGGGCAGCAGCTCGTAGCCACCCGCGACCAGCCCACCCTCCTTCAGGGCATTGCCCGGGAAGCACGCCGCCTGATGGACTGCCGCTACTGCTCGATCATGCTGCTCTCCGACGACATGAAATCCCTCAAGATGGAGGCCCTTGAAGGGCCAGGGGGCGAAGTCGACTACCGCGAGACACTTGATCTGGAGCAGAGCACACTCGGCGTTGCCCTTAAGCGCAACAAGCAGATCAGCGTGGGCGACCTGGCCCGCACCGAGGAGCACCACTTCGTGCGCTTCGTGCAGCAGGACAAGCTGCGCTCCATGCTCAGCACGCCCATCGTCGTAGGCGAGGAAGTGATTGGCGTCCTCAACGCCTACACCGACATTTCCCACCGCTTCAACAACGACGAGAAACGTCTTTTCGCCACCCTCGCCTCCCTCGGCGGTGTGGCCATGGAAAACTCCCGCTTGTACGCGCGGGTGTTTGCCACCGAGGAGAGCCTCCGCCGTAATGACCGCCTGACCACTCTCGGGCTGCTGGCTGCGGAGATCGCCCACGAGATCCGCAACCCGCTCACCGTGATCAAGCTGCTCTTCGAGGCGCTCGACCTGCAATTCCCGCAGACCGACCCACGCCAGCAGGACGTTGCCGTGATCGGGGAGAAAATCGTCCAGTTGGAGGAAATTGTCAGCCGTGTGCTCAACTTTGGTAAAAGCCGCTCCGAGATGCACGCCCCGCAGGACCTGAAAAAGCTCGTCGAGGACAGCCTCGTCCTCCTGCGCCTGAAGCTTGAGCAGTCCAAGGTCCACCTGGCCTATCAAACACCCAACGAGCCGCTCATGGTCGAGGTCCACAAGGGCCAGATCCAACAGGTCATCCTCAACCTCGTCATCAACGCGGTCGAGGCCATGCCCGGTGGAGGCATCATCAGCATCCACATGGAGGTCATTGACACCCCGGAGCGTCCTCTGGCCGCGGTCACCCTCAAGGATACCGGCGGGGGCATCCCCGGCCCGATCCGGGAGCGCATTTTCGAGTCCTTCCTCACCGGCAAGTCGCAGGGAACGGGCCTCGGGCTGGCCATCTCCCGCCAGATCCTCAAGGCCCACCGGGGCGAACTCGAACTGGTCGAAACCGGCTCAGAGGGTACGATTTTCCGTTTCACGCTGCCCCTCATGCACAAGCATTGA
- the hemB gene encoding porphobilinogen synthase, with product MRRLNLPRRPRRLRRTAAIRELVTETAVTTADLVHPLFVIDGEGTPQDIGSLPGQQRLSIKDLVSECEELHRLGVRGVALFPSIEPALKDAAGSEALNPETLVLRAIRAVKQAVPELSIFTDIALDPYTDHGHDGIFNKEGTDMDNDGTVEILRQMSVLCAEAGADFVAPSDMMDGRVEAIRESLDDAGLIETAIMAYSAKFASAYYGPFRDAVGSASAAGTNLLGKHTYQLNPANRREALLETELDELEGADVLMVKPAGPYLDIIRELRGNTHLPVAAYQVSGEYAQIHAAAQLGWLDLESCRDESLLSIKRAGADIIFTYFAKDVAQRLQKA from the coding sequence ATGCGCCGACTTAATCTCCCGCGCCGCCCCCGTCGCCTACGCCGCACGGCAGCTATTCGCGAACTGGTCACCGAGACCGCTGTTACCACGGCGGACCTGGTGCACCCGCTCTTCGTTATCGATGGAGAGGGCACGCCGCAGGACATCGGCTCACTGCCGGGGCAGCAGCGTCTGTCTATTAAAGACCTCGTGAGCGAGTGCGAGGAGCTTCACCGTCTGGGGGTTCGTGGCGTTGCGCTGTTTCCGAGTATCGAGCCCGCGCTCAAGGATGCTGCCGGTAGCGAGGCGCTCAACCCGGAGACACTCGTGCTGCGCGCCATTCGCGCGGTGAAGCAGGCCGTGCCCGAGCTGTCTATCTTTACCGATATTGCGCTGGACCCGTACACCGACCACGGCCACGACGGTATCTTTAATAAAGAAGGCACCGATATGGATAACGACGGGACGGTCGAGATCCTGCGTCAAATGTCCGTGCTGTGTGCCGAGGCGGGGGCGGACTTCGTCGCCCCCAGCGACATGATGGATGGCCGTGTGGAGGCGATCCGCGAGTCTCTGGACGATGCCGGGCTGATCGAGACAGCGATCATGGCCTACTCGGCTAAATTTGCATCGGCCTACTACGGGCCTTTCCGCGATGCGGTGGGCAGCGCCTCTGCTGCCGGGACGAACCTGCTGGGCAAGCACACCTACCAGCTCAACCCGGCCAACCGCCGTGAGGCTCTGCTCGAAACCGAGCTGGACGAGCTGGAGGGTGCGGACGTGCTCATGGTCAAGCCCGCTGGACCGTACCTGGACATTATCCGTGAGCTTCGCGGTAACACTCATCTGCCGGTGGCCGCCTATCAGGTTTCCGGCGAGTATGCCCAGATCCACGCCGCCGCCCAGCTAGGCTGGCTCGATCTGGAAAGCTGCCGTGACGAGTCGCTGCTCTCGATCAAGCGTGCCGGAGCCGACATCATTTTCACCTATTTCGCCAAGGACGTCGCCCAGCGGTTGCAAAAAGCGTAG
- a CDS encoding assimilatory sulfite reductase (NADPH) flavoprotein subunit: MQLPDQAPFSLEQRQAIEGAISALSSEQNAWLSGYLAGVGGNAPAQQTAPAPAAAVAAAPSKGIPLTILFGTESGNCEELADRARDMAQTKGFLPTVKDMGSITPEQLAKESNVAVIVSTWGEGEPPDGASTFYKAVMDDSCPRLEKLRFAVLALGDTSYEHFCKIGRDFDQRLEDLGAKRYHSRTDCDVDYEEPYQKWIDGALKALGKVAQPEPARAVVMNGTSSSNGAAAAQTAPTPKPAANGQIYGKKNPFPARLKERILLNGTGSIKETWHLELSLEGSGLSYAPGDALALIPANPADVVDQIMDTCCFDPRERVSGNAGSEVTLREALTRHYDITGLSKNILRKYNDKAASEKITKLLDDNSKEELHNYLWGRQIIDMLEDFPIKGLSGSEFVSILRKMPPRLYSIASSFRAHPDEVHLTIAAVRYEAHGRKRKGIASTFIADDLQAGGTVPVYTHSNKNFRLPADSDTPIIMVGPGTGIAPFRSFIEERAINGDKGANWLFFGDQRYNYDFLYQLEWQDYIKKGVLNRLDVAFSRDQPEKIYVQDRLLENGKELYRWLDEGAHFYVCGDASRMAHDVHNALLKIAQTVGGKSEDQAQEWFEDLRKQKRYQRDVY, from the coding sequence ATGCAGCTTCCTGACCAAGCCCCCTTCAGTCTTGAACAACGGCAGGCCATCGAAGGCGCGATCAGCGCCCTCTCCTCCGAGCAAAATGCCTGGCTGAGCGGCTACCTCGCAGGCGTCGGGGGTAATGCACCCGCCCAGCAGACCGCTCCAGCCCCTGCCGCTGCGGTCGCAGCTGCGCCCAGTAAGGGCATCCCGCTGACGATTCTGTTCGGCACCGAGTCCGGCAACTGTGAAGAGCTGGCCGACCGGGCCCGCGACATGGCCCAGACCAAGGGATTCCTGCCCACCGTCAAGGACATGGGCAGCATCACACCCGAGCAGCTGGCCAAGGAAAGCAATGTGGCCGTCATCGTCAGCACTTGGGGTGAGGGCGAGCCGCCTGACGGCGCCAGCACTTTCTACAAAGCCGTGATGGACGACAGCTGCCCGCGGCTTGAGAAGCTCCGCTTCGCGGTACTCGCTCTCGGTGACACCTCCTACGAGCATTTCTGCAAGATCGGGCGCGACTTCGACCAGCGCCTCGAAGACCTCGGCGCCAAGCGCTACCACTCCCGCACCGATTGCGATGTGGACTACGAGGAGCCCTACCAGAAGTGGATCGACGGCGCCCTCAAGGCCCTCGGTAAAGTCGCCCAGCCTGAGCCGGCACGGGCCGTCGTCATGAACGGCACCTCCTCCAGCAATGGAGCAGCCGCCGCCCAGACTGCACCGACGCCCAAGCCTGCCGCCAACGGCCAGATCTACGGCAAAAAGAATCCTTTCCCCGCTCGCCTCAAGGAGCGCATCCTCCTCAACGGCACCGGATCGATCAAGGAGACCTGGCACCTCGAGCTCTCGCTCGAAGGCTCCGGCCTCAGCTATGCACCCGGTGACGCCCTGGCCCTCATCCCCGCGAATCCCGCGGATGTCGTGGATCAGATCATGGATACGTGCTGCTTTGACCCGCGCGAGCGCGTCAGCGGTAATGCCGGTAGCGAAGTCACGCTTCGCGAGGCCCTCACCCGCCACTACGACATCACCGGGCTGAGCAAAAACATTCTCCGCAAGTACAACGACAAGGCTGCTTCCGAAAAAATCACCAAGCTCCTTGATGACAACAGCAAGGAAGAGCTCCACAACTACCTGTGGGGCCGCCAGATCATCGACATGCTTGAGGATTTCCCGATCAAGGGCCTCAGCGGCAGCGAGTTTGTCTCCATCCTTCGCAAGATGCCCCCGCGCCTGTACTCGATCGCCTCTTCCTTCCGGGCCCACCCGGATGAGGTGCATCTGACGATTGCAGCCGTCCGCTATGAAGCTCATGGCCGCAAGCGCAAGGGCATTGCCTCCACATTTATCGCTGACGACCTGCAGGCCGGCGGCACCGTTCCGGTCTACACCCACTCGAACAAGAACTTCCGCCTGCCCGCCGACTCCGACACCCCGATCATCATGGTCGGCCCCGGCACCGGCATCGCCCCCTTCCGCTCCTTCATCGAGGAGCGCGCCATCAACGGCGACAAGGGTGCCAACTGGCTCTTCTTCGGCGACCAGCGCTACAACTACGACTTCCTCTACCAGCTCGAGTGGCAGGACTACATCAAGAAGGGTGTCCTCAACCGCCTCGACGTGGCCTTCTCCCGCGACCAGCCCGAGAAGATCTACGTGCAGGACCGCCTGCTCGAAAACGGCAAGGAACTCTACCGCTGGCTCGACGAGGGCGCACACTTCTACGTCTGTGGTGATGCCAGCCGCATGGCTCATGACGTCCACAACGCCCTGCTGAAAATCGCCCAGACCGTGGGCGGCAAGTCCGAAGATCAGGCCCAGGAATGGTTCGAGGACCTGCGCAAGCAGAAGCGCTACCAGCGCGACGTCTACTAA
- a CDS encoding heparinase II/III family protein → MNEAPGVAPAKPLGEDNKLVSRYELLKRIHDDPAMAEARDEFVKKSRWLLEKPIIRRPMTLADIKDNKLGWDNRYTEEYLQFSLARTDIMVTAAVLSRCERMASAYVLSGDKAFLDHALEQMEELTTWDPLQRPGWSSYGKHGKYTDDGVWMATGRGMLACVVFIDSLPPEAIPADLKAKMDALLKREIKYVVDDWKSEKGWFVKAKAVFSNQWVIPLSGLVGATAYLGLDEYGEEYEYGIQRLLETFNAEGEQGEFVEGMSYSIATMKLLMPAVRSSLMVGDRRLADNAFMSNYGTWLAHHIQPNDYTINNFDNFYGYRFSLRNYIDIFADLAVLLNDPVALWVCKTQAEKDVYEYSMTRTLNGMIVKAMSDKGMKEPAPYAYYPKMQMLTWRDSWDKKASGLWMRGGAETDFHDHMDRGGVNFIVNGRAVLIEAALISYSYQDVLQYFRTITGHNVLQVGIIDPMKATIEEREAVGQPKKDEFRAAPLEVIYMDENGGEAEADMSQVYPTAEKWIRTIIWTKNTLEVRDEVVLTKPEIALFRWHLGLPLRELKDKYNDMSGIIAPGDEAVLTPGKLVAGDLTVTFEADCELDQSLQPLMDRTLDFKQGDHQCLVLQSAEPVKEMTLTTVFDVQEQ, encoded by the coding sequence GTGAATGAAGCGCCGGGCGTTGCCCCTGCCAAGCCGTTGGGAGAAGATAATAAGCTGGTCTCCCGCTATGAGCTGCTCAAGCGCATCCACGATGATCCGGCCATGGCTGAGGCGCGCGATGAGTTTGTCAAAAAGAGCCGCTGGCTCCTGGAGAAGCCGATCATCCGCCGTCCGATGACATTGGCGGATATTAAGGATAACAAGCTGGGCTGGGATAACCGCTACACGGAGGAGTATCTGCAGTTCTCGCTGGCACGGACGGATATCATGGTTACCGCTGCCGTGCTTTCGCGATGCGAGCGTATGGCCTCAGCGTATGTGCTCAGTGGCGACAAAGCTTTCCTTGATCATGCCCTTGAGCAGATGGAGGAGCTGACTACCTGGGACCCGCTGCAGCGCCCCGGATGGAGCTCCTATGGGAAGCATGGTAAGTATACTGATGATGGGGTATGGATGGCGACCGGTCGCGGTATGCTGGCCTGCGTAGTCTTCATCGACTCACTGCCCCCCGAGGCGATACCGGCCGACCTCAAGGCGAAGATGGACGCGCTGCTCAAGCGCGAGATCAAGTATGTCGTCGACGACTGGAAGTCCGAAAAGGGCTGGTTCGTCAAGGCGAAGGCAGTTTTCAGCAACCAGTGGGTGATCCCGCTCTCCGGGTTGGTCGGTGCTACGGCGTACCTCGGTTTGGATGAGTATGGCGAAGAGTACGAATACGGTATCCAGCGTCTGCTTGAAACCTTTAACGCCGAGGGCGAACAGGGTGAGTTTGTCGAGGGGATGTCGTACTCGATCGCGACGATGAAACTGCTGATGCCGGCTGTTCGCAGTTCTCTGATGGTAGGGGATCGCCGCCTGGCCGATAATGCGTTCATGAGTAACTATGGGACGTGGCTGGCGCACCACATCCAGCCCAATGACTACACGATCAACAATTTCGACAATTTTTACGGCTATCGTTTCTCGCTCAGAAACTACATCGATATCTTTGCGGATCTGGCCGTTCTGCTGAACGATCCGGTTGCCCTCTGGGTGTGTAAGACACAAGCGGAGAAAGACGTGTACGAGTACTCCATGACGCGGACGCTGAACGGTATGATCGTAAAAGCGATGTCGGATAAGGGGATGAAAGAGCCGGCCCCCTACGCCTACTACCCCAAGATGCAGATGCTGACCTGGCGCGACAGCTGGGACAAGAAAGCCTCAGGGCTATGGATGCGCGGAGGGGCCGAGACGGACTTTCACGACCACATGGACCGTGGGGGTGTGAACTTTATCGTCAATGGCCGTGCGGTGCTCATTGAGGCGGCATTGATCAGCTATAGCTACCAGGACGTGCTCCAGTATTTCCGCACCATCACAGGGCACAACGTGCTGCAGGTGGGAATTATTGACCCGATGAAGGCCACGATTGAAGAGCGCGAGGCCGTCGGACAGCCGAAGAAGGACGAGTTCCGGGCAGCACCGCTGGAAGTGATCTACATGGATGAAAATGGCGGTGAGGCCGAGGCTGACATGAGCCAGGTCTACCCGACAGCCGAGAAATGGATCCGTACGATTATCTGGACGAAGAATACACTGGAAGTCCGTGATGAAGTCGTCCTCACCAAGCCCGAGATCGCCTTATTTCGCTGGCACCTGGGGTTGCCCCTGCGCGAACTCAAAGACAAATATAATGATATGAGTGGTATCATCGCCCCCGGTGATGAGGCTGTCCTGACGCCCGGAAAGCTGGTCGCCGGTGATCTGACCGTGACCTTTGAGGCGGATTGCGAATTGGACCAGAGCCTCCAGCCGCTTATGGATCGCACGCTAGACTTCAAGCAAGGTGATCACCAATGCCTGGTCCTGCAGTCGGCCGAGCCAGTCAAGGAAATGACCCTGACGACTGTCTTTGACGTACAGGAGCAGTAA